The following is a genomic window from candidate division KSB1 bacterium.
ATTAATACTGCCAGTCTGCATCTGGACAATCCAGTGTCCGGGGGCGATGCCTGGGATACGGAGCGTGCGGTTCCGTACTTGCTGCCTGGCGGCTCGCATCATGAAAAATTCAAAGAAATATTAAATGATATCGCAGCATTTTTCAAGGATATCAAAGGAGAAAATGATGAGCCCGTTCCTGTCATTTTCAGACCCTGGCATGAACATAACGGCGCCTGGTTCTGGTGGGGGGTCGGATCCTGCACCCGCAAACAGTATATCGACTTGTGGCGGTTTACCGTCGAGTATTTACGTGATACAAAAAATGTGCACAATCTGCTGTATGCCTATTCACCGTCCGCTTATGTCAGTGATGCGGAATATCTGGATCGATATCCCGGAGATGATTATGTGGATATTTTAGGCCTGGATTGCTACAGTCTTTATTCCTCGGACCAGATTCCTACATTCAGGGCTCAGATTACCCGGCTTAACCGTATGGCCGCGTCCCGAGGCAAGGTGCCTGCTTTGACCGAAACCGGTTACGAATCGATCCCGATTAAAAACTGGTGGACGCAGTATCTTTTGAGACCGATAAAGCATGACAGCGCCACCTCGCAGCTTTCATTTTTGCTGGTATGGCGCAATTGGACGCGGAATCATCATTTTGCACCCTATCCGGGGCATTCCAGCGCTCCTGATTTTATCGAGTTTTACAACGATCCTTTGACCTGGTTCGAAGCTGATTTACCGGACATGTATGGAAGAGAGACGTTGATTAAAGTGTTTAGACTATATAAATGATTGAAAAATGCAATATGACCAGGGAAGGAATTAATTGAATATTCAGCCACAGCCCTATTTGATGAGAAACCGGGTGATGAAATATGCCTGGGGGACACGGGACAACAAGGCCTTTATTCCGAGGTTTTTAGGTGAACCGGCTCAGCCGGGAGAACCTTATGCTGAATTGTGGATGGGAGCGCATGCGGGCGCTTCGTCCCGAGCTCAATATGAACGGACGCTATGTTCCCCTCAGTCGGCTTGTTGAGCAATTCCCGGTAAAAATACTGGGATCTGAGGTCAGCAGGCGTTTTAACAACACATTGCCTTTTTTGTTCAAGGTGCTCTCGATTGGTGAACCGCTGTCGATTCAAGCTCACCCCAATAAGGAACAGGCTGTGACCCTGTTTGAACGCGATCCGGTACATTATCCGGACAGCAATCACAAACCGGAAATTGCCGTGGCTCTGGATCATTTGACCGCGCTGGTCGGTTTAAAACCCATCGATGATATCCTGTATACCCTCGAGAAATATCCCGAGTTTGTACATTTCCTGGGACGTGGTTTTGTCAGTCGCTGGATGAAGGTGTTGCCTCTGCCTGTGGATCGGCATGCCGGTCATATAAAAACCCTGATTGTAGAAATTTTGCACCAGTCAGAAAAGCGATCGGATGATTTAGCCCGAATCCTCACAGAATTGTACCAGCGTCTTTGCCAACAAATTAGAGACCTTGATAATGCCGAAAAACTGTTTGTCAAGCTATGGAATACGTATCGGCACGGAGATGTGGGATTGGTCTTTGTGTTTTTACTGCAGATCATGAACCTGAATGCGGGCGACGCCATATTTCTTCGGGCCGGTCTGCCGCATGCCTATGTATCCGGTAATATTATTGAATGTATGGCCAACAGTGATAATGTGGTGCGTGTGGGATTAACGCCGAAATACAAGGATGTTCAGACGCTTGCTGATATTATTGACTGTGATCCTGCGCCTTTAACGGTATTGTCCGACAAAGGGATGAAATGCGCCTTTTATGAAACGCCGGTGGATGATTTTGATCTGGAAAAAATACGGCTGGGTTCTCAAAAAATAGTCACAAAAAACCGCCCCGAGATTCTCCTGATTACAGAGGGTGAAATCAAGTTAACCTGGCGCCAGGAGGGACCCCACAGCGCTTCCTTTGGCCGGGGCCAGTCTGTCTTTATACCGGCGTGCCTGGACGAATATGGATTAGAAGGAATCCCGGAGGCTACCGTGTTTAGAGCGAGCACTCCAGAGGCCATTTAATCATCAATCAGCGGAGCTGATGATGAAAACAGTCAGTTTCATTTTATTGGTTTGGGGAATACAGGGTTTTGGTAGCAGTATCACTCAAGATTCATGTTCTTTGCATATTTCAGCATCGCCGTGCAGTACGATTGTGAGGATGCAGGGCCTTTTAGACGCATAGAACACTTTTACAAAGGGGTATTCGCAGAACAGTAAGCAGGTGTTCCAGCCCATGGACTCTTTGTCTATTTGCAATACAGGTTCAACAACTGTCAAAGCTCCACGACTGGTTTTCAACAACCGGGCCAACTGGTATTCAAATCAAACCCTCATCGCAGAAATATTATCCGGCACTGCATCGGATCGTGAGAAAGCATTGGTGTTGTGGATGTATTTTGTGGAAAACCGCAGTCACTATGAATCTCCCGTTTCCGGCTGCAACATCAGTAATCCTTTGAAATGTCTTTCTGTTTCCGGATATTCGTCTTGCGGACCGATGTCGCTCGCCTTGACCAGTGCAGCTGATCTGGTCGGCATTGACCTTTCACTGGGTGCCTGCTGTAGACCCGGACGGTGACCGCATATTACGAGTTGCCGTCTATTCCAAAATTGTATTATCGCGTCGCCAGCGGTCTGTATTTCTGTATCATGCAGGCTCAGGGAATAACCCAATCCCGAACTGTAAAGCTGGTTCGTTAAATCCGGGTTGTTTCACCTGTCTTTTAAGGGAAAAAATTTATATATTGTATCATGCAGTATAAAAGTGAATCAAGGGTAGCTTTTATAACACAAAGGGATTCAATATGGCATTTCATTACATAGTCTCAGCAATCCTGACAGCGGCATCATTGCTTTCAGCAGGTCCGTTTGATATTCTGACAGGACCGCAGTCGATTTCCTCAAAAGCGAACCGTCTTTCTAGGGACGGATATCGGACGTTGCAGACCGGCGATGACTGGGTGATTGGAGAAACCGACCCGAACGAGACCGTGAATGTTTCCGGAAATTATTACCTGGACGGTAATCTTATCATTGTGAATAACGGTGTTTTGAATGTAACAGATGCAAATTTCCGTATCAAAGGAGATATTTATCTTTTCGGAACGCTGAACTGAATATTTCCGCAGGCCGGGTAGAGATCATCCAAAGCTACAGCTATGAGCATCAGGCCCTGCTGCTCGATAACAGCCTTTTAGATATCTCTGATATCCTGTTTCAATCGGGCAAT
Proteins encoded in this region:
- the manA gene encoding mannose-6-phosphate isomerase, class I; its protein translation is MLNCGWERMRALRPELNMNGRYVPLSRLVEQFPVKILGSEVSRRFNNTLPFLFKVLSIGEPLSIQAHPNKEQAVTLFERDPVHYPDSNHKPEIAVALDHLTALVGLKPIDDILYTLEKYPEFVHFLGRGFVSRWMKVLPLPVDRHAGHIKTLIVEILHQSEKRSDDLARILTELYQRLCQQIRDLDNAEKLFVKLWNTYRHGDVGLVFVFLLQIMNLNAGDAIFLRAGLPHAYVSGNIIECMANSDNVVRVGLTPKYKDVQTLADIIDCDPAPLTVLSDKGMKCAFYETPVDDFDLEKIRLGSQKIVTKNRPEILLITEGEIKLTWRQEGPHSASFGRGQSVFIPACLDEYGLEGIPEATVFRASTPEAI
- a CDS encoding glycosyl hydrolase, whose protein sequence is MRFLYSFCIMLLFLSCSNDSGTGPNDPGPAPEVQIVDPDASRETKYLFHNLRKYMGDAVMFGHQDDLAYGIDWNSEYGKSDVELVVGDYPAVYGWDLGDIESSSFNLDGVDFEGMKFWMQLGYKRGGINTASLHLDNPVSGGDAWDTERAVPYLLPGGSHHEKFKEILNDIAAFFKDIKGENDEPVPVIFRPWHEHNGAWFWWGVGSCTRKQYIDLWRFTVEYLRDTKNVHNLLYAYSPSAYVSDAEYLDRYPGDDYVDILGLDCYSLYSSDQIPTFRAQITRLNRMAASRGKVPALTETGYESIPIKNWWTQYLLRPIKHDSATSQLSFLLVWRNWTRNHHFAPYPGHSSAPDFIEFYNDPLTWFEADLPDMYGRETLIKVFRLYK